The genomic interval TATTAAAATAAGTCATTACGCAAATGATATAGCTAATCTTAAATTAGATGATAAAATATCAATAACAAATCATGATGAAATTGGACAACTTGCACAAAATATGAACTTAATATCTGAAAGATTAAATATAGCATTAAAAGAACTTAATGAAAGAAATGAGTCCTTAAAAGAAGATTTAGAGAAAGAAAAAGAATTAGACAGAAAACGTGTTAAATTTTTTTCAACAGTCTCACATGAATTTAAAACGCCTATTACAATCATCCAAGGTTATGCTGAGGGGATGAAACATCACGTCGTTAAATCACAAGAAGATATGGATGAATATTGTGATGTTATCATAGAAGAAAGCAAAAAAATGGGTCGGTTTGTAAATGATTTATTAAATTTATCGTTATATGAATCTGGAAATTTCATGTTAAATAAAACTGATTTTGATATTGTGGAATTAATAAATATAACAAAAAATAAATTTAATGAAGCAATAAGTGATAAACAAATACATTTTCAATTCGATGGTATTCAGTCGTCAATAATTAATGCAGATAAACATCGTGTTGAACAAATTATAAATAATTTAATAAGTAATGCGGTAAAACATGTAGAAGAAAATGGAATCATTAAGATTTCGATAAATGATGATGAAAACCATGTTATATTAAGAATTTTTAATAATGGTGAGAGAATAGACAAGAAAGAAATAAACAATATTTGGAGTTTGTTTTATAAATTAGAGAATAACAAAAATCATATTGGAACAGGAATAGGATTGGCGATTGTTAAATCTATTGTTGAGTTACATCATGGAAATTATGGTGTGGTAAATAAAAAAGATGGGGTTGAATTTTACATTGAACTACCTAGAAATTAGTCCAGATACATAAAAAATCTGGACTTTTTTATATATCAATATTACCTGAGTTTTGCAACTGTAAACATATTTAACCCAAATTATCATTTTATATAAAGGAAAATTGGTTTTTTCATACTAACTTTTTGTTGTGTTCCATGAGATTTTTACTATAAATGTTAATAATCACCAATCTTACATTAGAATTATCAAGTAATCAATCATACTTAGTTAGGGTATTTCATGCTGTTGTTTTTGAAGAAATCCAATAGCGTTTAAGATGAAGTAGTTAATGAAATAACTTATTTAAGACAAAATGTGATAAATTATAACAAGATAATATAATAATATAAAGGTATGTTAGGTAGATTTTACTCATATTATTAAAAGGGAGGATTTTTTATGTTTTTAGTCCAATTTTTAGCAAAGGATTTTCATGAAACATTACTTTTTGGCTGGGTTTTTGGAGGGATATCACTGATTTATTTATTACTACCACGAAAAGTATGGTATTTTTTGCTTAGAACACAAAAAAATATTGATGAGTGGGAAGAAGATGTTAAATCGCTAGGTACTAGAAAACATCACATTGAAGTGAACTATGAAAAATCATATACCGTAGGTAAAATAGCTGCATTCATTTTATTGTTATATTGTGTTTTTATTATTGTACGAAATAGTTGAATAATTAGTAAAATGACCAAAATTTTGTAAAGAAAAGATAACATAATCAGAATTATTGAATAATATTTTATATAACTTTACTTTTCATAATATTCTAATGGGATTTTATTTTTTGTCAAGTTACCATAAAAAAAGTTCAGAAGATCTGAACTTTTTTTGTGCCAAGATATGATATAATATAATAAGTTTTTGATGGAGGTAAACAAATGGCACGATATTTTAACAACAAACTTGTAGAGTTATTAGCTCCTGCTGGAACTTTTGAAATATTTAAAGAA from Mycoplasmatota bacterium carries:
- a CDS encoding HAMP domain-containing histidine kinase; the encoded protein is MKSSIKKRFFLTFLIILLVSELSLLALSKLFLDDIVISANKILIRKVYNEYKPYLELNNVDIEQLNSISSKNDIGIVVYDNGTVTACSSLFLCKNESSTLPTYVTNYLSYVNENESASRIINLKLLNVNQLVYMYNMGNGRFIIIDKALHSIEEISQIMIGFIQITGVLVFIIGSIVIYVIGNEVTKPIIKISHYANDIANLKLDDKISITNHDEIGQLAQNMNLISERLNIALKELNERNESLKEDLEKEKELDRKRVKFFSTVSHEFKTPITIIQGYAEGMKHHVVKSQEDMDEYCDVIIEESKKMGRFVNDLLNLSLYESGNFMLNKTDFDIVELINITKNKFNEAISDKQIHFQFDGIQSSIINADKHRVEQIINNLISNAVKHVEENGIIKISINDDENHVILRIFNNGERIDKKEINNIWSLFYKLENNKNHIGTGIGLAIVKSIVELHHGNYGVVNKKDGVEFYIELPRN